A genomic segment from Taeniopygia guttata chromosome 32, bTaeGut7.mat, whole genome shotgun sequence encodes:
- the SLC25A11 gene encoding mitochondrial 2-oxoglutarate/malate carrier protein — MAAVPAAQRPKTSPKSVKFLFGGLAGMGATVFVQPLDLVKNRMQLSGAGAKGREYRTSLHALGSILRHEGLRGIYTGLSAGLLRQATYTTTRLGIYSVLLERFGGADGTPPPFLAKAAMGMTAGAAGAFVGTPAEVALIRMTADGRLPPGERRGYHNVFDALVRMAREEGVLTLWRGCIPTMARAVVVNAAQLASYSQSKQFLLDSGHFRDDILCHFCASMISGLVTTAASMPVDIVKTRIQNMRTIDGKPEYRNGLDVLLKVVRYEGFFSLWKGFTPYYARLGPHTVLTFIFLEQMNKWYQRLFLSA; from the exons ATGGCGGCGGTACCGGCGGCCCAGAGGCCCAAGACCTCCCCGAAATCCGTGAAGTTTCTCTTCGGCGGCCTGGCCGG GATGGGGGCTACAGTCTTCGTGCAGCCCCTGGACCTGGTGAAGAACCGGATGCAGctgagcggggccggggccaaAGGCCGCGAGTACCGAACGTCCCTGCACGCCCTGGGGTCCATCCTGCGCCACGAGGGACTGAGGGGCATCTACACGGG GCTATCAGCGGGGCTTCTACGCCAGGCCACCTACACCACCACCCGCCTGGGCATCTACAGCGTGCTCCTGGAGCGTTTTGGGGGGGCTGATGGGACCCCCCCTCCCTTCCTGGCCAAGGCAGCGATGGGCATGACCGCAGGGGCTGCGGGGGCCTTTGTGGGGACCCCGGCTGAGGTGGCTCTCATCCGCATGACAGCTGATGGCAG GCTACCCCCAGGCGAGCGCCGCGGGTATCACAATGTGTTCGACGCCCTCGTGAGGATGGcgagggaggagggggtgctCACGCTGTGGAGG GGCTGTATCCCCACCATGGCCCGTGCCGTGGTGGTCAACGCTGCCCAGCTCGCCTCGTACTCCCAATCCAAACAATTCTTGCTCGACTCCG gGCATTTCCGTGACGACATCCTGTGCCACTTCTGCGCCAGCATGATCAGTGGGCTGGTGACCACGGCCGCCTCCATGCCTGTTGACATCGTCAAGACCCG GATCCAGAACATGAGGACAATAGATGGGAAACCCGAGTACCGCAATGGGCTG gatGTGCTGCTGAAGGTGGTGCGGTATGAGGGCTTCTTCAGCCTCTGGAAGGGCTTCACCCCCTACTATGCCCGCCTGGGCCCCCACACCGTGCTCACCTTCATCTTCCTCGAGCAGATGAACAAGTGGTACCAGCGGCTCTTCCTCAGTGCCTGA
- the PFN1 gene encoding profilin-1, with translation MSGWAPYVETLLADGTCQDAAIVGYRDTPAVWAAAPGKTFANITPAEVAALVGPERGPLLVQGLTLGGLRCSVIRDSLLVEGEHSMDLRTKGAAGAPTFNITAAITNKTIVLAMGKEGVHGGCVNKKCYEMANHLRRSQY, from the exons atgaGCGGGTGGGCGCCCTACGTGGAGACGCTGCTGGCGGACGGCACCTGCCAGGATGCCGCCATCGTCGGTTACCGCGACACCCCCGCCGTCTGGGCCGCCGCCCCCGGCAAGACCTTCGCCAATATCACG CCAGCAGAGGTGGCCGCACTGGTGGGCCCCGAGCGGGGGCCGCTGCTGGTGCAGGGGCTGACGCTGGGGGGGCTGCGCTGCTCTGTCATCCGAGACTCGCTGCTGGTGGAGGGCGAGCACAGCATGGACCTGCGCACCAAGGGGGCTGCCGGAGCGCCCACCTTCAACATCACGGCTGCCATCACCAACAAGA CCATCGTGCTGGCCATGGGCAAGGAGGGCGTCCACGGCGGCTGCgtcaacaagaaatgttatgAGATGGCCAATCACCTGCGGCGCAGCCAGTactga
- the PSMB6 gene encoding proteasome subunit beta type-6 isoform X1: MAAVTVWEPRAAPGPAGPHREWTAEPVSTGTTIMAVEFDGGVVIGADSRTTTGAYIANRVTDKLTPVHDRIFCCRSGSAADTQAVADAVAYQLAFHSVELEEPPRVRTAARLFQQSCYRYREELSAGIIVAGWDPRRGGQVGSLRFVSSFPPQHISFFHPAAFLLLPWMSFFPPCSIPPALECPFSTLQHSSFCPGVSFFSTLQCPFFHPRMSLPLPRVFPFLSGSIPLCPMSPSTSWCPLLYPTALTSALQLPAFCPITPSFSYDPLFLHHSPFPCPTAP; this comes from the exons ATGGCGGCGGTGACGGTGTGGGAGCCgcgggccgcgccgggccccgccgggccgcaCCGGGAATGGACGGCGGAGCCCGTCAGCACCGGC ACCACCATCATGGCCGTGGAATTCGATGGAGGCGTCGTCATAGGAGCCGACTCCCGAACCACCACCGG GGCCTACATAGCCAACCGGGTGACGGACAAACTGACCCCCGTGCACGACCGCATCTTCTGCTGCCGCTCGGGCTCAGCCGCCGACACGCAGGCGGTGGCCGATGCTGTGGCCTACCAGCTGGCCTTCCACAG cgTGGAGCTGGAGGAGCCGCCGCGGGTGCGCACGGCCGCCCGCctcttccagcagagctgctacCGCTACCGTGAGGAGCTCAGCGCCGGCATCATCGTCGCTGGCTGGGACCCACGGCGGGGGGGACAGGTGGGCTCCCTTCGGTTCGTGTCCTCTTTTCCACCCCAGCACATCTCCTTTTTCCACCctgcagcattcctccttctgCCCTGGA TGTCCTTTTTTCCACCCTGCAGCATTCCTCCTGCCCTGGAGTGTCCTTTTTCCACCCTACAGCATTCCTCCTTCTGCCCTGGAGTGTCCTTTTTTTCCACCCTGCAGTGTCCCTTCTTCCATCCCAGAATGTCCCTTCCTTTGCCCCGAGTGTTCCCTTTTCTGTCGGGGAGCATCCCACTCTGCCCCATGTCTCCTTCTACCTCTTGGTGTCCCCTTCTCTACCCCACAGCACTCACCTCTGCCCTCCAGCTCCCCGCTTTCTGCCCCATAACCCCATCTTTCTCCTACGATCCCCTCTTTCTGCACCACAGCCCCTTCCCTTGTCCCACAGCACCCTAG
- the SPAG7 gene encoding sperm-associated antigen 7 isoform X1 — protein sequence MTQHAPGARRHAPPRRKMAELDLLGSILNSMERPPAAADGETRRRAREQAARMKKLQEQEKRQKVEFRKRMEQEVSQFIQATGEPRRRFQPMNKIERSILHDVAEVAGLTSFSFGDDEDSRYVMVFKKEFAPSDEELEAYRRGEEWDPARAEERRRLRELAAQQEEAELERGPAPPGPPNDYKDKYRHLIGSDAAKAAARTMEANKAYGCVPVANKRDTRSIEEAMNEIRAKKRLRQAEDEGGAGGGAGGPGV from the exons ATGACGCAGCACGCACCGGGCGCGCGGCGTCACGCACCGCCCCGGCGCAAGATGGCGGAGCTGGACTTGCTGGGCTCCATCCTGAACTCCATGGAGCGGCCGCCCGCCGCGGCCGACGGCGAGACGCGGCGCCGGGCGCGGG AACAAGCTGCTCGCATGAAGAAGCTGCAGGAGCAAGAGAAGCGGCAGAAGGTGGAGTTCAGGAAGAGG ATGGAGCAAGAGGTGTCCCAGTTCATCCAGGCCACCGGGGAGCCCCGGCGTCGCTTCCAGCCCATGAACAAGATCGAGAGGAGCATCCT GCACGACGTGGCGGAGGTGGCCGGCCTGACGTCCTTCTCCTTTGGCGATGACGAGGACAGTCGCTATGTAATGGTGTTCAAGAAG gagtTCGCGCCGTCGGACGAGGAGCTGGAGGCGTATCGGCGTGGCGAGGAATGGGACCCGGCGCGGGCTGAGGAGCGGCGGCGCCTCCGG gagctggcgGCACAGCAGGAGGAGGCGGAGCTggagcgcggccccgccccgccggggccCCCCAACGACTACAAGGACAAATACCGGCACCTGATCGGCTCCGACGCCGCCAAAGCCGCCGCCCGCACCATGGAGGCCAACAAGGCGTACGGCTGCG tgccGGTGGCCAACAAGCGGGACACGCGCTCCATCGAAGAGGCCATGAATGAGATCCGGGCCAAGAAGCGGCTGCGGCAGGCGGAGGACgagggcggggccggggggggtgccgggggtcccggtgtgTGA
- the PSMB6 gene encoding proteasome subunit beta type-6 isoform X2, with translation MAAVTVWEPRAAPGPAGPHREWTAEPVSTGTTIMAVEFDGGVVIGADSRTTTGAYIANRVTDKLTPVHDRIFCCRSGSAADTQAVADAVAYQLAFHSVELEEPPRVRTAARLFQQSCYRYREELSAGIIVAGWDPRRGGQVYVVPMGGLLLRQPFAVGGSGSSYIYGFLDATFQPGMSRSQCQEFVARALALAMVRDGSSGGVIRLAAITEEGVERTVLAGSDLPWGDGGPPV, from the exons ATGGCGGCGGTGACGGTGTGGGAGCCgcgggccgcgccgggccccgccgggccgcaCCGGGAATGGACGGCGGAGCCCGTCAGCACCGGC ACCACCATCATGGCCGTGGAATTCGATGGAGGCGTCGTCATAGGAGCCGACTCCCGAACCACCACCGG GGCCTACATAGCCAACCGGGTGACGGACAAACTGACCCCCGTGCACGACCGCATCTTCTGCTGCCGCTCGGGCTCAGCCGCCGACACGCAGGCGGTGGCCGATGCTGTGGCCTACCAGCTGGCCTTCCACAG cgTGGAGCTGGAGGAGCCGCCGCGGGTGCGCACGGCCGCCCGCctcttccagcagagctgctacCGCTACCGTGAGGAGCTCAGCGCCGGCATCATCGTCGCTGGCTGGGACCCACGGCGGGGGGGACAG GTGTACGTGGTGCCCATGGGGGGGCTCCTCCTGCGCCAGCCCTTCGCTGTGGGGGGCTCAGGCAGCTCCTACATCTACGGATTCCTGGATGCCACATTCCAACCCGGGATGAGCCGCTCCCAGTGCCAGGAATTCGTTGCCCGTG CGCTGGCCCTGGCGATGGTGCGGGACGGCTCCAGCGGGGGTGTCATCAGGCTGGCGGCCATCACGGAGGAGGGGGTGGAAAGGACAGTCCTGGCCGGCTCTGACCTGCCCTGGGGTGATGGTGGCCCCCCTGTCTGA
- the SPAG7 gene encoding sperm-associated antigen 7 (The RefSeq protein has 4 substitutions, 1 frameshift compared to this genomic sequence), with amino-acid sequence MAELDLLGSILNSMERPPAAADGETRRRAREQAARMKKLQEQEKRQKVEFRKRMEQEVSQFIQAPQRLQGQIPAPDRLRRRQSRRPHHGGQQGVRLRAGGQQAGHALHRRGHERDPRQEAAAAGGGRGRGRGGCRGSRCXEGGTHGGIYQRGEGGGDAQRG; translated from the exons ATGGCGGAGCTGGACTTGCTGGGCTCCATCCTGAACTCCATGGAGCGGCCGCCCGCCGCGGCCGACGGCGAGACGCGGCGCCGGGCGCGGG AACAAGCTGCTCGCATGAAGAAGCTGCAGGAGCAAGAGAAGCGGCAGAAGGTGGAGTTCAGGAAGAGG ATGGAGCAAGAGGTGTCCCAGTTCATCCA ggccCCCCAACGACTACAAGGACAAATACCGGCACCTGATCGGCTCCGACGCCGCCAAAGCCGCCGCCCGCACCATGGAGGCCAACAAGGCGTACGGCTGCG tgccGGTGGCCAACAAGCGGGACACGCGCTCCATCGAAGAGGCCATGAATGAGATCCGGGCCAAGAAGCGGCTGCGGCAGGCGGAGGACgagggcggggccggggggggtgccgggggtcccggt gTGAGGGGGGTACCCCCGGGGGTATTTAACAGCGGGGGGAGGGTGGCGGGGACGCACAGAGGGGGTGA